From the Hordeum vulgare subsp. vulgare chromosome 1H, MorexV3_pseudomolecules_assembly, whole genome shotgun sequence genome, the window AGGCAGAGGTATTGGTAGCACCCATGTGTATCCTTATAGGAGCAATTAATGTGCATACCCCGTTAGTATGCATGCAAGCATTTGCAAATTGGTTGGATCCATGCACTCACTTTGTATAATCTTCCTGAATAATTTTGAACATATTGTACCACTATTTTTTTTTTAAAGTGTGTGAATAATTTCAAACCAAAAATAGCACAATGGTTGCCTTTGCATGCAATCAAGAGAAGCGATACCAAGAGGTTGTAGTATAATGCCATTATACAACGCCTGTGCGAGGAAGAAGATGGTGATGCTTTTTTTTTTTGATGAAAGCATCATCCTCTCTCGCCGGCATTTTCTCTGGCATCTTATGAATGACTCCACAAAATTAATCACCTCATTTGATGTcgtaaaataaaatcaaacactGGGTAtactcaaattcttcaaacacttTTTGCAGGAGCGCAAAAAGTATACAGCAGCCCACGTACGTACCCGGAAAGCGGCCCGTCGCTCTGTACAGCCCAGCAACGGCCCATCCCGGCCCCATATCAAACCCACTCTCCTCCTAAGGTAGGGTTTTACCCcagtccccaccccaccccaccttcCAGCACCGGCGGCgactccaccaccaccagcagcaccaAGCCGGCGAACCGACCCGACCCGGTCCATGGCGCCACCGACCCGCGCGTCCGCGAAGCAGCCGAAGTCGGGGAAGGCCCTCGGGCGGAGGGGCATGTCGcgcgcggaggcggcggcggcggcggacgcggCGGCGAGGCGCTCCGCGACGGCGCGGGAGTGGCGCGTGTGGGGCGAGTGGGCGATGGGCGCGGCCAAGGTGGTGGCGCACTACGGCTTCATCCCGCTCGTCATCGCCGTCGGCGTCATCAAGTCCGACCCAAGGCCCTCCCTGTTCCAGCTCCTCTCCCCGGTCTGATCGATCCCCGCACCCCGTCAGCATGACCGCGCTTCCCTAGGGTTCGTTCGAGCGATGAAAATTTCCGTGGTAGTTAGTTATTAATTATCATAAGTAAAGTCTCTAGTATTAGTATCTGTGCTGCACCTGCTATTCTGCTCGGGATCAATCAGTAAACTTGGATCACTATATATATGATTATAATTTCGTCCATGTTTGGGTGATGTGAATTATGATATCTGCAAGGATTCTGGATCACCGTGTGGGGTGTGGATTTGGTCAGTTCCTGCCTTCGCATATGAAAGATTGTCCTTTTTGCATCCTCAGATGCTGATGTGCACAGTAGGAATCTCTGAATTTGTGTTCTTTGGGCAAATTTTTTAGTTGTTGTGATTGTATCCTG encodes:
- the LOC123451959 gene encoding mitochondrial import receptor subunit TOM7-1-like encodes the protein MAPPTRASAKQPKSGKALGRRGMSRAEAAAAADAAARRSATAREWRVWGEWAMGAAKVVAHYGFIPLVIAVGVIKSDPRPSLFQLLSPV